The nucleotide sequence TGTCGTACCTGTTGATCGCGTTGGCGGATCTGCTGTTTTAGCGAATCGTCATTGGGTTGTTCACGCAATTCAAGTTTCAATTGCTGCAACGTCGAATCGCTATACGGGTCGATGATTCGACCGCCGAAATCGAAGAACAACGCTACTCCGACGAACAACAGAAACCAGGTGGCAACCACCGATAATCCGTTGCGGTTTCGATAGAACAGTTGAAACAGATTCATGGACGATGTTCCCCCTGAATCGTTGGCAATCCCACGACGCCTTGTTTGGCATGTTCGACGGGACAATATTCAAAGCAACGCCCACAGGAAACGCATGCCGATCGATCGGCAACAAATTCGTCTTGTTGTCGACGGCGACACAAAGAAACCGATTTGCCAACGACGACCAGTGCAATCCAAACGCCAAGCCCCACACCGGCGTAGCGATACCGATGCTGTGTTGCAACCGCGTCCAATAACAACTGATCGGCGTCGCCCTGTGCGGCGCGAAAAGCATCGCTGGCGTCGTTGGTTGGCCACTGGGGATCAACCGCTTCATGCTGCAACTGACTTGCCAGCTGCACATCGAATTCCAAGCCCGAAAGAGCTGGTCCAAGGCGATAGCCCACAATTGCCAAGCCAATGATCAGCACAGGGGTGGCGGCGAAGACAATCATCAGACGTCGTTTCCCCGAAACAGCCTCTTGATCGGTGGCCGTTTCGGTAGGTGGCTCGATCGCACCATAGGGACAAGCGTCCCGACAAAGCCCGCAACGGATGCAGTCGCCCGGTGGAATCCGCACGTTCGATCGCGAAACTCCGGAACACGCGGACAACAACGCACCGTACGGACAAAGAAAGCGACAATACGGTCTTCCGACGAACACACCGACAAGCAGCAGGAACGTTCCGAACAGAATCATTCCGGCATTTCCGTTGAATCGAAAGAAGCCGACGAACGGATCGTAACGACAGATCAAAAACATGCCTCCGCTGGCTGCAAAGATGACCGCGGCTCCCAGATAGATCCACGGCACCAAACCCAAACCATGATCGATCCATTTGGGGATTTGAACGTTTCGGACAGCCACCATTTCTTGGATCGCCCCCAAGGGGCAGACGCCCGAGCAAAAGACACGCCCAGAATAGAGAGCGAACAGAATCGGCAAACAGAAAAACCCGATCACTGTTAGCGGAACGGCATAAGACGCGTTGGTCATCGCATAGGCAACATTCTGTACCGAACCCACCGAACAAACGCAGCCTTGACGAATGAATCCGAACCAGACCAACGAAAATGCGGACAACCAAAACAGCGACCGACGCGATCGAACGACCAGGGCGAAATAGCTGGCGAGGACTAGCGCGACCAAAAGGAGCCCCAAGTCCAGGCACTCCCACCAGAAACCGCTGGCTGCCGGTTGTTCCGATACCGGAATCGCGTGATCGGAAAACTGGGGCGTCGGAATCAGATTTCCCAGCATGAATCCGCACAACGCCGCCGACGATTCACAAATGCCCGCCACACACACCGTTTGAATCATCGCAGCGTCACCTGATGCAGAAGGGCCTTCGATTGATTCGTCGGTGTCGGCCTATTGGTCAACAATTCCTGTGCCTGGCGTTTCAACAGATACGGCCGTTCGGCGGGGACTTGCAGGAATGCCTCGGTGGGACAGGCGCGACTGATCGCACATTCGTTGCAATTCACGCATTTGTCCTGCATGACCTGCAGGTACAGCGAACCGTTCATCAACGCACAGCCTTTCACGCACTTTCCACAACCAATGCAGGCTTCGGGGTCGATGGTGTATTCGTAAAACTTCTGGCCCGCTTTTTCTTCAACGAATCGAC is from Crateriforma conspicua and encodes:
- a CDS encoding 4Fe-4S binding protein → MIQTVCVAGICESSAALCGFMLGNLIPTPQFSDHAIPVSEQPAASGFWWECLDLGLLLVALVLASYFALVVRSRRSLFWLSAFSLVWFGFIRQGCVCSVGSVQNVAYAMTNASYAVPLTVIGFFCLPILFALYSGRVFCSGVCPLGAIQEMVAVRNVQIPKWIDHGLGLVPWIYLGAAVIFAASGGMFLICRYDPFVGFFRFNGNAGMILFGTFLLLVGVFVGRPYCRFLCPYGALLSACSGVSRSNVRIPPGDCIRCGLCRDACPYGAIEPPTETATDQEAVSGKRRLMIVFAATPVLIIGLAIVGYRLGPALSGLEFDVQLASQLQHEAVDPQWPTNDASDAFRAAQGDADQLLLDAVATQHRYRYAGVGLGVWIALVVVGKSVSLCRRRQQDEFVADRSACVSCGRCFEYCPVEHAKQGVVGLPTIQGEHRP